A single region of the Pseudomonas mandelii genome encodes:
- a CDS encoding MFS transporter, with protein MSTATPHVSSRVFGLFCLASYLLSLSYGSTFLLSLLIGSRGGNEHDAGSVISAAMLSTFAAVVVSGHLSDLLGAARSIALFGVLLVAASLGFALTPGFGNLLLFFGLLLGLGWGVFYTLGPMIVASLVTPAQRAKYFALLSGSMMTGIGSGPLLGRAASAFGYPVTAAFYLAALASLMGVLLFWRLHSQLKKTPSPTATVARISWRATTQVLSSKAVFPIIMVGLGGCVFGGLSSFQTSYAASRSLDYSLFFFGFMGAAISSRMLIAGIVVKRDALRASCLLSGVMAGSIVLFSFVVDSELSYVLAAMMLGVGYGLTYSVINGLAANETPHGTTSQSLLLFSLSYFIGVFGFPLLAGKIIVEHGMTTLLLTVLAIGLLNWLITLGRLIWRRVDSSKSLQQA; from the coding sequence ATGTCTACCGCTACGCCCCACGTCTCAAGCAGAGTGTTCGGCCTGTTTTGCCTCGCCAGTTATTTGCTGTCGCTGTCCTACGGCTCGACCTTCCTGTTGTCACTGTTGATCGGTTCACGGGGCGGCAACGAACATGATGCCGGCAGTGTGATTTCGGCGGCGATGCTCAGCACATTTGCGGCGGTAGTTGTCTCCGGGCACCTGTCTGACCTGCTCGGCGCGGCGCGTTCGATTGCGCTGTTCGGCGTGTTGTTGGTGGCGGCCAGCCTGGGCTTCGCGCTGACGCCGGGGTTCGGCAATCTGTTGCTGTTTTTCGGACTGCTGCTGGGGCTGGGCTGGGGGGTGTTTTACACCTTGGGGCCGATGATCGTGGCGAGCCTGGTGACGCCCGCGCAACGCGCGAAATATTTTGCGCTGCTGTCGGGCAGCATGATGACCGGGATCGGCAGCGGGCCGCTGTTGGGCCGCGCGGCCAGTGCGTTCGGTTATCCCGTCACCGCCGCCTTTTACCTTGCCGCGTTGGCCAGCCTGATGGGTGTGTTGCTGTTCTGGCGGCTGCATTCGCAACTGAAAAAAACGCCCTCGCCTACCGCCACTGTCGCCCGCATTTCCTGGCGCGCGACGACTCAGGTGCTGTCGTCGAAGGCAGTGTTTCCGATCATCATGGTCGGCCTCGGCGGGTGCGTATTCGGCGGCCTGTCGAGCTTTCAAACCAGTTACGCAGCGTCTCGCTCGCTGGATTACTCGTTGTTCTTTTTCGGCTTCATGGGCGCGGCAATCAGCAGCCGGATGTTGATCGCCGGGATCGTGGTCAAGCGCGATGCATTGCGCGCTTCGTGCCTGCTGTCAGGCGTGATGGCGGGTTCGATTGTGCTGTTCAGCTTCGTGGTCGATAGCGAGCTCAGCTACGTGCTGGCAGCGATGATGCTCGGGGTCGGCTACGGGCTGACGTACTCGGTGATCAATGGCCTGGCGGCGAACGAAACGCCCCACGGCACCACTTCGCAATCGTTGTTGCTGTTCAGCCTGTCGTACTTCATCGGTGTATTCGGCTTTCCATTGCTCGCCGGGAAGATCATCGTCGAACACGGAATGACGACACTTCTACTCACAGTTCTCGCCATAGGGCTGTTGAACTGGCTGATCACCTTGGGCCGCTTGATCTGGCGTCGGGTCGACAGCAGCAAATCGTTGCAACAGGCCTGA
- a CDS encoding HD domain-containing protein, with translation MATDAFAPLQLLAAQLLPHALEPSEDGAHDGSHLQRVWHNVRTLHAEEGGDLGVLLAAVLLHDCVAVEKNSPLRSQASRLAAEKASAVLSDMAWPSAKISAVAHAIEAHSFSANITPTSLEAKVLQDADRLDSLGMLGVARTFYIAGRMGSALYDPQDPEATARDYDDKRFCLDHFQTKLLHLADGFQTITGQRLARVRHERLKGFMVLFKEEIGIT, from the coding sequence ATGGCCACTGATGCTTTCGCGCCGCTGCAACTTCTCGCAGCGCAACTGCTACCCCACGCACTGGAACCCTCGGAAGATGGCGCCCACGATGGGTCCCATCTGCAACGGGTGTGGCACAACGTGCGAACGCTTCATGCTGAAGAAGGCGGCGATCTCGGAGTGCTGCTGGCGGCGGTGCTTTTGCATGATTGCGTGGCGGTGGAAAAGAATTCGCCGTTGCGCTCACAGGCCTCACGCCTGGCTGCTGAAAAAGCATCTGCCGTGCTAAGCGACATGGCTTGGCCAAGTGCAAAAATCAGCGCAGTCGCCCACGCCATCGAAGCCCACAGCTTTTCCGCCAACATCACCCCGACCTCGCTCGAAGCCAAAGTCCTGCAGGACGCCGACCGCCTCGACTCCCTCGGCATGCTCGGCGTAGCGCGCACGTTCTATATCGCCGGACGCATGGGCAGCGCCCTTTACGACCCGCAAGACCCGGAAGCGACAGCGCGGGACTACGATGACAAACGCTTTTGCCTCGATCACTTTCAGACCAAGTTGCTGCACCTGGCGGACGGTTTCCAGACGATCACCGGCCAGCGGCTGGCGCGCGTCAGGCATGAGCGCCTGAAGGGTTTTATGGTGCTGTTCAAGGAAGAAATCGGCATCACCTGA